A single genomic interval of Pomacea canaliculata isolate SZHN2017 linkage group LG5, ASM307304v1, whole genome shotgun sequence harbors:
- the LOC112564136 gene encoding serine/threonine-protein kinase A-Raf-like isoform X3, whose amino-acid sequence MAVVQPSMNGDIPNFSMGHKEEETFVGGNLQEEIENIQRVIKVTRKKLEEMNEEFGKHQHPPSIYVQEYEELANKIHEYQLREQRLQEQLSLWSESPPPSPVHSHPYVHPKPQAPEDPLLSPGPPLTPSTNASTTQRHPYRQRSPQAGRPAGSFIKAYLPNNQVTAVPVTPGMPLRDGLAKALRLRMLDRDKCHVFRYNTRIPLTWNTDMAELAGQEVSVELIESDEDNSRLSRSAPRAVVLSHNFGRKTYFSLTFCDMCRNLLFQGIRCQTCGLKFHQRCEDKAPRTCQGDLEIYFRQQREGSREQARQSPRVTHQSRPQVTGMAQRARSTSAPNVSVNLVTNADDMQEDTYSRRSQAKHYADLQCPASNRLTPPVPSPGGSPTKIPHSSPSTGAKPVRTRDVEKRQRIRRDSNEDWEIPNDEIVYDQRIGSGSFGTVFKAHWHGPVAVKKLNVSDPTPSQMQAFKNEVGVLRKTRHCNILLFMGLVSKPHLAIVTQWCDGHSLYQHLHVKETKFRMDQLIMIAKQTAQGMDYLHAKSIIHRDLKSNNIFLTEVMTENMQVKIGDFGLATVKTRWSGSHQFQQPSGSILWMAPEVIRMKEQNPYTFQSDVYAFGIVMYELATGELPYTNINNKDQILFMVGKGYLRPDISHCRSDTPKQFKRLIQDCVQFVREERPLFWQLLASLESLYMSIPKIKRSQSEPAIHRTDSFDSDFKYMCASPKTPINSQFTNFVFTGGMY is encoded by the exons ATTGAAAATATACAGCGTGTAATCAAAGTCACACGCAAGAAACTggaagaaatgaatgaagaatTTGGCAAGCATCAACATCCCCCATCAATTTATGTTCAG GAGTATGAAGAGCTGGCCAACAAGATCCATGAGTACCAGCTGCGAGAGCAGCGTCTGCAGGAGCAGCTGTCCCTCTGGAGCGAGTCCCCACCTCCCTCCCCTGTGCATAGTCACCCCTATGTCCATCCCAAACCTCAGGCACCAGAAGATCCACTCTTGTCTCCAGGCCCTCCCCTAACCCCCAGCACCAATGCCTCGACCACACAGAGACATCCGTACAGACAGCGATCACCCCAGGCTGGGCGGCCTGCTGGCTCTTTCATCAAGGCATACCTTCCAAACAATCAGGTGACTGCG GTTCCTGTCACGCCAGGAATGCCTCTGCGTGATGGACTGGCCAAAGCACTGCGTTTGAGGATGCTAGACAGAGACAAGTGTCATGTTTTTCGCTACAACACAAG AATCCCACTCACCTGGAACACAGACATGGCAGAACTAGCAGGCCAGGAAGTGTCAGTAGAACTAATTGAAAGCGATGAAGACAACAGCCGCCTTTCTAGAAGTGCACCCAGAGCTGTGGTTTTGTCACACAACTTT GGGCGGAAGACCTACTTCTCACTGACCTTCTGTGATATGTGCCGAAACCTGCTGTTTCAAGGCATCCGCTGTCAGACATGTGGTCTCAAATTTCACCAGCGCTGTGAAGATAAAGCCCCACGCACCTGCCAAGGAGATCTGGAAATTTACTTTCGCCAGCAGCGGGAGGGCTCGCGTGAACAAGCTCGACA GTCGCCTCGAGTCACCCACCAGTCTCGCCCCCAAGTAACTGGCATGGCACAAAGGGCTCGCTCCACGTCTGCTCCTAATGTGTCTGTCAATCTGGTTACCAACGCTGATGACATGCAAGAG gataCATATTCAAGACGAAGTCAAGCCAAACATTATGCAG ATCTCCAGTGCCCAGCCTCAAACAGACTAACTCCTCCTGTTCCTAGCCCAGGTGGTTCACCTACGAAAATTCCCCATTCTTCTCCATCCACCGGTGCCAAGCCAGTTCGTACAAGAGATGTAGAAAAACGACAG CGTATTCGTCGTGATTCTAATGAGGACTGGGAGATTCCAAATGATGAGATTGTTTATGATCAACGTATCGGCTCGGGTTCCTTTGGGACAGTGTTCAAGGCACATTGGCATGGGCCAGTGGCAGTGAAGAAGCTCAACGTGTCAGACCCGACCCCATCTCAGATGCAGGCATTCAAGAATGAGGTTGGGGTCCTGCGGAAGACGAGGCATTGCAACATTCTGTTGTTCATGGGGCTGGTGTCAAAACCACACCTGGCCATTGTCACACAGTGGTGCGATGGACACTCTCTCTACCAGCATCTGCATGTGAAAGAGACCAAGTTCCGTATGGACCAGCTCATCATGATTGCCAAACAGACAGCCCAGGGGATGGA CTACCTTCATGCAAAGTCAATAATTCACAGAGATCTGAAGTCAAACA ACATATTTTTGACAGAAGTGATGACAGAGAATATGCAGGTAAAGATAGGTGACTTTGGGCTGGCCACAGTGAAAACAAGATGGAGTGGTTCCCATCAGTTTCAGCAGCCCTCTGGATCAATATTGTGGATG gCTCCAGAGGTGATCCGCATGAAGGAACAGAACCCTTACACATTCCAGTCTGATGTTTATGCCTTTGGAATAGTGATGTATGAGCTGGCTACAGGAGAGCTTCCCTAtacaaacatcaataacaaaGATCAG ATACTTTTTATGGTGGGGAAAGGATACCTTCGGCCTGATATTTCACATTGTCGTTCAGACACACCCAAACAGTTCAAGCGCCTTATCCAAGACTGTGTTCAATTTGTTCGGGAGGAACGGCCTCTCTTTTGGCAG TTGCTGGCCTCCCTGGAGTCGTTGTACATGTCCATCCCCAAGATAAAGCGAAGTCAGTCGGAGCCTGCCATTCACCGCACAGATTCATTTGACTCTGACTTCAAATACATGTGTGCATCTCCCAAGACTCCCATCAATAGTCAGTTCACCAATTTTGTATTCACCGGTGGCATGTACTGA
- the LOC112564136 gene encoding serine/threonine-protein kinase A-Raf-like isoform X2 yields the protein MILRIENIQRVIKVTRKKLEEMNEEFGKHQHPPSIYVQEYEELANKIHEYQLREQRLQEQLSLWSESPPPSPVHSHPYVHPKPQAPEDPLLSPGPPLTPSTNASTTQRHPYRQRSPQAGRPAGSFIKAYLPNNQVTAVPVTPGMPLRDGLAKALRLRMLDRDKCHVFRYNTRIPLTWNTDMAELAGQEVSVELIESDEDNSRLSRSAPRAVVLSHNFGRKTYFSLTFCDMCRNLLFQGIRCQTCGLKFHQRCEDKAPRTCQGDLEIYFRQQREGSREQARQSPRVTHQSRPQVTGMAQRARSTSAPNVSVNLVTNADDMQEDTYSRRSQAKHYADTPLGSRFNFYKEKRHASDSHATIIKNPLVHKDLQCPASNRLTPPVPSPGGSPTKIPHSSPSTGAKPVRTRDVEKRQRIRRDSNEDWEIPNDEIVYDQRIGSGSFGTVFKAHWHGPVAVKKLNVSDPTPSQMQAFKNEVGVLRKTRHCNILLFMGLVSKPHLAIVTQWCDGHSLYQHLHVKETKFRMDQLIMIAKQTAQGMDYLHAKSIIHRDLKSNNIFLTEVMTENMQVKIGDFGLATVKTRWSGSHQFQQPSGSILWMAPEVIRMKEQNPYTFQSDVYAFGIVMYELATGELPYTNINNKDQILFMVGKGYLRPDISHCRSDTPKQFKRLIQDCVQFVREERPLFWQLLASLESLYMSIPKIKRSQSEPAIHRTDSFDSDFKYMCASPKTPINSQFTNFVFTGGMY from the exons ATTGAAAATATACAGCGTGTAATCAAAGTCACACGCAAGAAACTggaagaaatgaatgaagaatTTGGCAAGCATCAACATCCCCCATCAATTTATGTTCAG GAGTATGAAGAGCTGGCCAACAAGATCCATGAGTACCAGCTGCGAGAGCAGCGTCTGCAGGAGCAGCTGTCCCTCTGGAGCGAGTCCCCACCTCCCTCCCCTGTGCATAGTCACCCCTATGTCCATCCCAAACCTCAGGCACCAGAAGATCCACTCTTGTCTCCAGGCCCTCCCCTAACCCCCAGCACCAATGCCTCGACCACACAGAGACATCCGTACAGACAGCGATCACCCCAGGCTGGGCGGCCTGCTGGCTCTTTCATCAAGGCATACCTTCCAAACAATCAGGTGACTGCG GTTCCTGTCACGCCAGGAATGCCTCTGCGTGATGGACTGGCCAAAGCACTGCGTTTGAGGATGCTAGACAGAGACAAGTGTCATGTTTTTCGCTACAACACAAG AATCCCACTCACCTGGAACACAGACATGGCAGAACTAGCAGGCCAGGAAGTGTCAGTAGAACTAATTGAAAGCGATGAAGACAACAGCCGCCTTTCTAGAAGTGCACCCAGAGCTGTGGTTTTGTCACACAACTTT GGGCGGAAGACCTACTTCTCACTGACCTTCTGTGATATGTGCCGAAACCTGCTGTTTCAAGGCATCCGCTGTCAGACATGTGGTCTCAAATTTCACCAGCGCTGTGAAGATAAAGCCCCACGCACCTGCCAAGGAGATCTGGAAATTTACTTTCGCCAGCAGCGGGAGGGCTCGCGTGAACAAGCTCGACA GTCGCCTCGAGTCACCCACCAGTCTCGCCCCCAAGTAACTGGCATGGCACAAAGGGCTCGCTCCACGTCTGCTCCTAATGTGTCTGTCAATCTGGTTACCAACGCTGATGACATGCAAGAG gataCATATTCAAGACGAAGTCAAGCCAAACATTATGCAG ATACCCCTTTGGGTTCACGATTTaacttttacaaagaaaaacgcCATGCTAGCGACAGCCACGCCACCATCATCAAAAATCCTCTTGTGCACAAAG ATCTCCAGTGCCCAGCCTCAAACAGACTAACTCCTCCTGTTCCTAGCCCAGGTGGTTCACCTACGAAAATTCCCCATTCTTCTCCATCCACCGGTGCCAAGCCAGTTCGTACAAGAGATGTAGAAAAACGACAG CGTATTCGTCGTGATTCTAATGAGGACTGGGAGATTCCAAATGATGAGATTGTTTATGATCAACGTATCGGCTCGGGTTCCTTTGGGACAGTGTTCAAGGCACATTGGCATGGGCCAGTGGCAGTGAAGAAGCTCAACGTGTCAGACCCGACCCCATCTCAGATGCAGGCATTCAAGAATGAGGTTGGGGTCCTGCGGAAGACGAGGCATTGCAACATTCTGTTGTTCATGGGGCTGGTGTCAAAACCACACCTGGCCATTGTCACACAGTGGTGCGATGGACACTCTCTCTACCAGCATCTGCATGTGAAAGAGACCAAGTTCCGTATGGACCAGCTCATCATGATTGCCAAACAGACAGCCCAGGGGATGGA CTACCTTCATGCAAAGTCAATAATTCACAGAGATCTGAAGTCAAACA ACATATTTTTGACAGAAGTGATGACAGAGAATATGCAGGTAAAGATAGGTGACTTTGGGCTGGCCACAGTGAAAACAAGATGGAGTGGTTCCCATCAGTTTCAGCAGCCCTCTGGATCAATATTGTGGATG gCTCCAGAGGTGATCCGCATGAAGGAACAGAACCCTTACACATTCCAGTCTGATGTTTATGCCTTTGGAATAGTGATGTATGAGCTGGCTACAGGAGAGCTTCCCTAtacaaacatcaataacaaaGATCAG ATACTTTTTATGGTGGGGAAAGGATACCTTCGGCCTGATATTTCACATTGTCGTTCAGACACACCCAAACAGTTCAAGCGCCTTATCCAAGACTGTGTTCAATTTGTTCGGGAGGAACGGCCTCTCTTTTGGCAG TTGCTGGCCTCCCTGGAGTCGTTGTACATGTCCATCCCCAAGATAAAGCGAAGTCAGTCGGAGCCTGCCATTCACCGCACAGATTCATTTGACTCTGACTTCAAATACATGTGTGCATCTCCCAAGACTCCCATCAATAGTCAGTTCACCAATTTTGTATTCACCGGTGGCATGTACTGA
- the LOC112564136 gene encoding serine/threonine-protein kinase A-Raf-like isoform X1, which yields MAVVQPSMNGDIPNFSMGHKEEETFVGGNLQEEIENIQRVIKVTRKKLEEMNEEFGKHQHPPSIYVQEYEELANKIHEYQLREQRLQEQLSLWSESPPPSPVHSHPYVHPKPQAPEDPLLSPGPPLTPSTNASTTQRHPYRQRSPQAGRPAGSFIKAYLPNNQVTAVPVTPGMPLRDGLAKALRLRMLDRDKCHVFRYNTRIPLTWNTDMAELAGQEVSVELIESDEDNSRLSRSAPRAVVLSHNFGRKTYFSLTFCDMCRNLLFQGIRCQTCGLKFHQRCEDKAPRTCQGDLEIYFRQQREGSREQARQSPRVTHQSRPQVTGMAQRARSTSAPNVSVNLVTNADDMQEDTYSRRSQAKHYADTPLGSRFNFYKEKRHASDSHATIIKNPLVHKDLQCPASNRLTPPVPSPGGSPTKIPHSSPSTGAKPVRTRDVEKRQRIRRDSNEDWEIPNDEIVYDQRIGSGSFGTVFKAHWHGPVAVKKLNVSDPTPSQMQAFKNEVGVLRKTRHCNILLFMGLVSKPHLAIVTQWCDGHSLYQHLHVKETKFRMDQLIMIAKQTAQGMDYLHAKSIIHRDLKSNNIFLTEVMTENMQVKIGDFGLATVKTRWSGSHQFQQPSGSILWMAPEVIRMKEQNPYTFQSDVYAFGIVMYELATGELPYTNINNKDQILFMVGKGYLRPDISHCRSDTPKQFKRLIQDCVQFVREERPLFWQLLASLESLYMSIPKIKRSQSEPAIHRTDSFDSDFKYMCASPKTPINSQFTNFVFTGGMY from the exons ATTGAAAATATACAGCGTGTAATCAAAGTCACACGCAAGAAACTggaagaaatgaatgaagaatTTGGCAAGCATCAACATCCCCCATCAATTTATGTTCAG GAGTATGAAGAGCTGGCCAACAAGATCCATGAGTACCAGCTGCGAGAGCAGCGTCTGCAGGAGCAGCTGTCCCTCTGGAGCGAGTCCCCACCTCCCTCCCCTGTGCATAGTCACCCCTATGTCCATCCCAAACCTCAGGCACCAGAAGATCCACTCTTGTCTCCAGGCCCTCCCCTAACCCCCAGCACCAATGCCTCGACCACACAGAGACATCCGTACAGACAGCGATCACCCCAGGCTGGGCGGCCTGCTGGCTCTTTCATCAAGGCATACCTTCCAAACAATCAGGTGACTGCG GTTCCTGTCACGCCAGGAATGCCTCTGCGTGATGGACTGGCCAAAGCACTGCGTTTGAGGATGCTAGACAGAGACAAGTGTCATGTTTTTCGCTACAACACAAG AATCCCACTCACCTGGAACACAGACATGGCAGAACTAGCAGGCCAGGAAGTGTCAGTAGAACTAATTGAAAGCGATGAAGACAACAGCCGCCTTTCTAGAAGTGCACCCAGAGCTGTGGTTTTGTCACACAACTTT GGGCGGAAGACCTACTTCTCACTGACCTTCTGTGATATGTGCCGAAACCTGCTGTTTCAAGGCATCCGCTGTCAGACATGTGGTCTCAAATTTCACCAGCGCTGTGAAGATAAAGCCCCACGCACCTGCCAAGGAGATCTGGAAATTTACTTTCGCCAGCAGCGGGAGGGCTCGCGTGAACAAGCTCGACA GTCGCCTCGAGTCACCCACCAGTCTCGCCCCCAAGTAACTGGCATGGCACAAAGGGCTCGCTCCACGTCTGCTCCTAATGTGTCTGTCAATCTGGTTACCAACGCTGATGACATGCAAGAG gataCATATTCAAGACGAAGTCAAGCCAAACATTATGCAG ATACCCCTTTGGGTTCACGATTTaacttttacaaagaaaaacgcCATGCTAGCGACAGCCACGCCACCATCATCAAAAATCCTCTTGTGCACAAAG ATCTCCAGTGCCCAGCCTCAAACAGACTAACTCCTCCTGTTCCTAGCCCAGGTGGTTCACCTACGAAAATTCCCCATTCTTCTCCATCCACCGGTGCCAAGCCAGTTCGTACAAGAGATGTAGAAAAACGACAG CGTATTCGTCGTGATTCTAATGAGGACTGGGAGATTCCAAATGATGAGATTGTTTATGATCAACGTATCGGCTCGGGTTCCTTTGGGACAGTGTTCAAGGCACATTGGCATGGGCCAGTGGCAGTGAAGAAGCTCAACGTGTCAGACCCGACCCCATCTCAGATGCAGGCATTCAAGAATGAGGTTGGGGTCCTGCGGAAGACGAGGCATTGCAACATTCTGTTGTTCATGGGGCTGGTGTCAAAACCACACCTGGCCATTGTCACACAGTGGTGCGATGGACACTCTCTCTACCAGCATCTGCATGTGAAAGAGACCAAGTTCCGTATGGACCAGCTCATCATGATTGCCAAACAGACAGCCCAGGGGATGGA CTACCTTCATGCAAAGTCAATAATTCACAGAGATCTGAAGTCAAACA ACATATTTTTGACAGAAGTGATGACAGAGAATATGCAGGTAAAGATAGGTGACTTTGGGCTGGCCACAGTGAAAACAAGATGGAGTGGTTCCCATCAGTTTCAGCAGCCCTCTGGATCAATATTGTGGATG gCTCCAGAGGTGATCCGCATGAAGGAACAGAACCCTTACACATTCCAGTCTGATGTTTATGCCTTTGGAATAGTGATGTATGAGCTGGCTACAGGAGAGCTTCCCTAtacaaacatcaataacaaaGATCAG ATACTTTTTATGGTGGGGAAAGGATACCTTCGGCCTGATATTTCACATTGTCGTTCAGACACACCCAAACAGTTCAAGCGCCTTATCCAAGACTGTGTTCAATTTGTTCGGGAGGAACGGCCTCTCTTTTGGCAG TTGCTGGCCTCCCTGGAGTCGTTGTACATGTCCATCCCCAAGATAAAGCGAAGTCAGTCGGAGCCTGCCATTCACCGCACAGATTCATTTGACTCTGACTTCAAATACATGTGTGCATCTCCCAAGACTCCCATCAATAGTCAGTTCACCAATTTTGTATTCACCGGTGGCATGTACTGA